The following proteins come from a genomic window of Chelonia mydas isolate rCheMyd1 chromosome 15, rCheMyd1.pri.v2, whole genome shotgun sequence:
- the HIC2 gene encoding hypermethylated in cancer 2 protein: MELPNHAKQLLLQLNQQRAKGFLCDVIIVVENALFRAHKNILAASSMYFKSLVLHDNLINLDTDMVNPTVFRQILDFIYTGKLLTTDQPGEQNFNALLTAASYLQLHDLAALCRKKLKRNGRSFAGRAGGPSVGRPPRSQRLSTTSVIQTRYSGSTEGMKGSHSKELPKGKVSDDEIFISSSNQENSHSLSRGASKNGGSANGSSGDQELGLDLSKKSPSLPAAASQDDTQHSESQHGSPQSASAPAANSASSFDESAAGAPQSAADSSEPMEMDMNEESHSLAESGQRKSLRHSARKKEWIKKDNAFDRKEGGKGGEEGEGLPNGILVGPLSKSAERNLSNAYGPEQAFQCKEEIENGKEMSDDSGQSECESGGHTSANYVYRQEGFEPVAYGDNLYVCIPCGKGFPSSEQLNAHVETHTEEDLYIKEEGTYGGKEEAEDLSNPNQPYAAESRPFKCSVCEKSYKDPATLRQHEKTHWLTRPFPCNICGKMFTQRGTMTRHMRSHLGLKPFACEECGMRFTRQYRLTEHMRVHSGEKPYECQLCGGKFTQQRNLISHLRMHTSPT, from the coding sequence ATGGAACTGCCAAATCATGCCAAACAACTGCTACTGCAGCTGAACCAGCAACGAGCCAAAGGTTTCCTCTGTGATGTGATTATTGTGGTAGAAAATGCCCTGTTTCGTGCCCACAAGAACATCCTGGCAGCCAGCAGCATGTATTTCAAATCCCTCGTCCTGCATGACAACCTGATTAACTTAGACACGGACATGGTGAACCCCACCGTGTTCCGACAGATCTTGGACTTTATTTATACTGGGAAGCTCTTAACGACTGACCAGCCCGGTGAACAGAACTTTAATGCTCTCCTCACCGCAGCAAGCTACCTCCAACTGCACGACCTGGCAGCTCTCTGCAGGAAGAAGCTGAAGCGGAATGGGAGGTCTTTCGCTGGCAGGGCCGGCGGCCCCAGTGTCGGGAGACCCCCCAGGAGTCAGAGGCTTTCTACCACTTCAGTCATCCAAACTCGTTATTCAGGGTCAACTGAGGGCATGAAGGGCTCACACTCAAAGGAGCTGCCAAAGGGAAAGGTCTCTGACGATGAGATCTTCATCAGCAGCTCTAACCAAGAGAACTCTCACTCCTTAAGCAGGGGAGCCAGCAAGAACGGCGGCAGTGCAAATGGAAGCAGCGGCGACCAGGAGCTCGGCCTCGACCTGTCCAAAAAAAGCCCGTCGCTCCCTGCGGCAGCCTCCCAGGACGACACACAGCACAGTGAAAGCCAGCACGGCTCTCCCCAATCTGCCTCAGCCCCCGCAGCCAACAGTGCCTCATCATTCGACGAGTCTGCAGCCGGAGCCCCCCAGAGCGCAGCAGACAGCAGCGAGCCCATGGAGATGGACATGAACGAGGAGAGCCACTCCCTGGCGGAGAGCGGCCAGCGCAAGAGCCTCCGGCACTCGGCGCGCAAGAAGGAGTGGATCAAGAAAGACAATGCTTTTGACCGGAAAGAGGGGGGCAAAGGTGGCGAGGAAGGCGAGGGGCTACCCAATGGCATCCTGGTGGGTCCCTTGTCCAAGTCGGCCGAGCGGAACCTGAGCAACGCCTATGGCCCGGAGCAGGCATTCCAGTGTAAAGAGGAGATAGAAAACGGCAAGGAGATGAGCGATGACAGCGGACAGAGCGAGTGTGAGAGTGGGGGGCACACCAGCGCCAACTACGTCTACCGGCAGGAGGGGTTTGAGCCTGTGGCCTACGGTGACAACCTGTATGTCTGCATCCCCTGTGGTAAGGGCTTCCCCAGCTCCGAGCAGCTCAACGCCCACGTGGAGACGCACACCGAGGAAGACCTCTACATCAAGGAGGAAGGCACATATGGCGGCAAGGAGGAAGCTGAGGATTTGTCCAACCCTAACCAGCCCTATGCTGCAGAATCCCGGCCCTTTAAGTGTTCAGTATGCGAGAAGAGCTACAAGGATCCAGCCACTCTGCGGCAGCATGAGAAGACTCACTGGCTGACACGGCCCTTCCCTTGCAACATCTGCGGCAAGATGTTCACACAGCGGGGCACCATGACACGGCACATGCGCAGCCATTTAGGGCTCAAGCCCTTTGCTTGCGAGGAATGCGGGATGCGCTTTACCCGGCAGTACCGACTGACAGAGCATATGCGTGTCCACTCAGGAGAAAAACCCTACGAATGTCAACTGTGTGGTGGGAAATTCACCCAGCAGCGCAATCTGATCAGCCACCTGCGAATGCATACCTCTCCCACATAA